From Medicago truncatula cultivar Jemalong A17 chromosome 7, MtrunA17r5.0-ANR, whole genome shotgun sequence, a single genomic window includes:
- the LOC25499876 gene encoding GATA transcription factor 3, with translation MANLREEQDLSKDEVGQYWQSSSLGKLDYIPQEALENLEWYTTFWDDMEKLDKVIKLDELKGERKTQENPSFNVSSVQINHQRICSDSETKETTQKPLRRTKVKSCSIKKSRAKKFIGERSCSHCETKETTQWREGPLGKNSLCNACGLRYKLNGLVKGYRPKASPAFDIRNHSNLHKKVMGKE, from the exons ATGGCTAATCTGAGAGAAGAACAAGATTTGAGTAAAGATGAAGTGGGTCAGTACTGGCAATCCTCATCTTTGG GGAAACTTGATTATATCCCACAGGAGGCACTAGAAAATTTGGAATGGTACACTACTTTTTGGGATGACATGGAGAAATTAGACAAGGTCATCAAATTGGATGAATTAAAGGGtgagagaaaaacacaagaaaatccATCTTTCAATGTGTCAAGTGTTCAGATTAATCATCAGAGAATTTGCAGCGATTCTGAGACGAAAGAAACTACTCAAAAGCCTCTGCGAAGGACTAAAGTGAAGTCATGTTCTATTAAGAAGAGTAGAGCCAAGAAATTCATAGGAGAGAGAAGTTGCAGCCATTGTGAGACGAAAGAGACTACTCAATGGAGGGAAGGTCCTTTGGGGAAAAATAGTTTGTGCAATGCATGTGGATTACGATACAAGTTAAATGGATTGGTTAAAGGGTATAGACCTAAGGCAAGTCCAGCTTTTGATATcagaaatcattcaaatttacACAAGAAGGTGATGGGAAAGGAATGA